In Deinococcus ficus, a single window of DNA contains:
- the recQ gene encoding DNA helicase RecQ, whose translation MTAGVLPQALTVLQRVWGYPQFRGNQGDIVQTVAGGSHALVLMPTGGGKSLCYQVPSLLRPGTGIVVSPLIALMKDQVDTLRQLGVRAAYLNSTLTASAARAVEQALQDGRLDLLYIAPERLLLPRTLDLLRQSEIALFAVDEAHCVSQWGHDFRPEYQQLSVLEQQFPQVPRMALTATADDRTRADIRRVLGLTGAPEFLSSFDRPNIQYRVTTKEQPRQQLLDFIRSEHPGDAGVVYCLSRKSVEDTAQWLKMEGLEVVAYHAGLSQQERSRAQERFLKEEGIIVVATVAFGMGIDKPNVRFVAHLDLPKSMEGYYQETGRAGRDGLPSTAWMVYGLADVVNVRRMLADSDAPPDIKRIEAAKLDALLTYCETATCRREVLLAYFGETTAGPCGNCDVCLNPPVVRDMTREAQMALSAAVRTGGRYGGAYLVDILLGKENDKNRRHRTLPTFGIGKDHDARVWRSVLRQLVSLGYLTAGPYQGLMVTAKAKYVLKGERPLLLREDTLIPRVSKRAREKAQAQQHTLTPEDRSLFLALRLWRAERATQLNVPPYTIFGDATLKAIAEQRPTTLPALGKISGIGERRLAEYGTAVLQVVRSGVHEDKTRPRGTVTAQDLGLTVSRGPVGSRTSLGSGPLATSGLQSPVPPVSVGVPGPGAVPPADPPGQGPVDRGDEQRSPEAREPRETPASEPDTMVMGSDSGPLQADAGPARVSAVSLPMEDEGRPAPALPAAPRPDPAPLPEASNDALTSAAVTTALSEVRRALARETGYAAYLIFPNATLEALAQRRPRTAADLEGTPGLGPKRIQAYGDHILKAIASALDAPAPSRGALAPTPETPAPPEAAPAQAGPAGALPGSATADVDLPALLEALARDLRAGRAALDLSGRDHPGVQLDEHNGVTTLTVRWTRPDPTHG comes from the coding sequence ATGACGGCCGGCGTCCTTCCCCAAGCGTTGACGGTCCTCCAGCGCGTCTGGGGGTACCCTCAATTCCGCGGCAATCAGGGTGACATCGTCCAGACGGTCGCCGGGGGCAGCCACGCCCTCGTGCTCATGCCCACCGGTGGCGGAAAGAGCCTGTGCTACCAGGTTCCCAGCCTCCTCAGGCCCGGGACCGGCATCGTCGTCTCCCCCCTGATCGCCCTGATGAAAGACCAGGTGGACACCCTCCGCCAGCTCGGCGTCCGCGCGGCCTACCTGAACTCCACCCTGACTGCTTCTGCCGCCCGCGCCGTCGAGCAGGCCCTGCAGGACGGCCGCCTGGACCTGCTGTACATCGCCCCGGAACGCCTCCTCCTGCCCCGGACGCTCGACCTGCTGCGCCAGTCGGAGATCGCCCTGTTCGCGGTGGACGAAGCGCATTGCGTGTCTCAGTGGGGCCACGACTTCCGCCCGGAGTACCAGCAGCTGAGCGTCCTCGAACAGCAGTTCCCGCAGGTGCCCCGCATGGCGCTGACCGCCACTGCGGACGACCGCACCCGCGCCGACATCCGCCGCGTCCTGGGGCTGACCGGGGCGCCGGAGTTCCTGTCGAGCTTCGACCGGCCGAACATCCAGTACCGCGTCACGACGAAGGAACAACCCCGCCAGCAGCTGCTGGACTTCATCCGGTCCGAGCATCCGGGGGACGCGGGGGTGGTGTACTGCCTGAGCCGTAAGAGCGTGGAGGACACTGCCCAGTGGCTGAAGATGGAGGGCCTGGAGGTGGTGGCGTACCATGCGGGCCTCTCGCAGCAGGAGCGCAGCCGCGCGCAGGAGCGGTTTCTGAAGGAAGAGGGCATCATCGTCGTGGCGACGGTGGCGTTCGGGATGGGGATCGACAAGCCGAACGTGCGGTTCGTGGCGCACCTGGACCTGCCCAAGAGCATGGAAGGGTACTACCAGGAAACCGGCCGCGCCGGCCGGGACGGGCTGCCCAGCACCGCGTGGATGGTGTACGGCCTGGCGGACGTGGTGAACGTCCGGCGCATGCTCGCAGACAGTGACGCGCCCCCGGACATCAAACGCATCGAAGCCGCGAAACTCGACGCCCTGCTCACGTACTGCGAGACGGCGACCTGCCGCCGCGAGGTCCTCCTCGCGTACTTCGGGGAGACGACGGCCGGGCCGTGCGGGAACTGCGACGTGTGTCTGAACCCCCCGGTCGTGCGGGACATGACGCGGGAGGCGCAGATGGCCCTCTCAGCAGCCGTCCGGACGGGAGGCCGGTACGGCGGGGCGTACCTGGTCGACATCCTCCTGGGCAAGGAGAATGACAAGAACCGGCGGCACCGCACCCTGCCCACCTTCGGGATCGGAAAGGACCATGACGCGAGGGTGTGGCGGAGCGTGCTGCGGCAGCTGGTGAGCCTGGGGTACCTGACGGCCGGGCCGTACCAGGGCCTGATGGTGACCGCCAAGGCCAAGTACGTGCTGAAAGGCGAACGGCCGCTCCTGCTGCGGGAGGACACCCTCATTCCCCGCGTGTCCAAGCGCGCCCGGGAGAAGGCGCAGGCCCAGCAGCACACCCTGACGCCTGAGGATCGCTCGCTGTTCCTCGCCCTGCGCCTGTGGCGGGCTGAGCGGGCCACGCAATTGAACGTTCCGCCGTACACGATCTTCGGGGATGCGACCCTGAAGGCGATTGCCGAGCAGAGGCCCACTACACTCCCGGCCCTCGGGAAGATCAGTGGGATCGGGGAGCGCCGCCTCGCGGAGTACGGCACGGCCGTCCTGCAGGTGGTCCGCTCCGGCGTGCACGAGGACAAGACGCGCCCCCGGGGCACGGTCACCGCGCAGGACCTCGGTTTGACGGTGAGCAGAGGGCCAGTCGGGAGTCGTACCAGCTTGGGGTCAGGGCCCCTGGCCACCTCGGGGTTGCAGAGCCCTGTGCCTCCAGTGAGTGTGGGCGTGCCGGGACCCGGCGCCGTTCCGCCCGCCGACCCGCCCGGTCAGGGGCCAGTGGACCGCGGGGACGAGCAGCGGTCACCCGAGGCCCGTGAACCGAGGGAGACGCCCGCATCTGAACCAGACACCATGGTGATGGGGTCTGACTCAGGGCCCCTCCAGGCGGACGCCGGGCCTGCACGGGTGAGCGCGGTATCCCTGCCTATGGAGGACGAAGGACGCCCCGCGCCTGCCCTTCCAGCTGCGCCACGGCCAGACCCGGCGCCCCTGCCAGAGGCCAGCAACGACGCCCTCACCTCTGCGGCGGTCACCACGGCACTGTCGGAAGTCCGGCGGGCCCTGGCACGGGAGACCGGGTACGCCGCGTACCTGATCTTCCCGAACGCGACCCTGGAAGCCCTCGCCCAGCGCCGGCCCCGCACCGCGGCCGACCTGGAGGGCACCCCGGGCCTGGGCCCGAAGCGCATCCAGGCGTACGGGGACCACATCCTGAAGGCGATCGCGTCCGCGCTGGACGCCCCTGCGCCCTCCAGGGGAGCCCTGGCACCCACCCCGGAGACCCCGGCCCCCCCTGAGGCCGCGCCGGCGCAGGCCGGTCCGGCAGGTGCCCTTCCGGGATCTGCCACCGCGGACGTTGACCTCCCCGCCCTGCTGGAAGCGCTCGCCCGTGACCTGCGTGCCGGCCGGGCAGCGCTCGACCTTTCCGGCCGGGACCATCCTGGAGTCCAGCTCGACGAGCACAACGGCGTGACGACGCTGACCGTCCGCTGGACGCGCCCGGACCCCACCCACGGGTAG